A section of the Chiloscyllium plagiosum isolate BGI_BamShark_2017 chromosome 4, ASM401019v2, whole genome shotgun sequence genome encodes:
- the LOC122549590 gene encoding transmembrane protein 74, producing MASVELVYLGEGNSQPCAWKELEWGLHASFPCLSGSAPGTAPYECYSYKHGQQHHPAGKDIKVCCCDQQLETSFTYVDENVNLQRASPTLSDKSYPMQSYHGSSSDIRAIPDGLQELSTESDDDSSSESSDTSVDYGFISALLFLFSGITLVIISYVIPRDVTVNPDSVSAREMENLQKESARIGAHLDRCVIAGLGLLTLGGILLSTLLMISICKGELYQRQRFAAVGRSGKLYGSFSFRLKSPGPNSSIQRFPMDGEDTMTID from the coding sequence ATGGCTTCCGTGGAATTGGTTTACCTGGGCGAAGGCAACAGCCAACCGTGTGCATGGAAAGAACTGGAGTGGGGATTGCACGCGTCGTTCCCGTGCCTCTCCGGTTCAGCACCAGGGACAGCTCCATACGAGTGCTACAGCTACAAACACGGGCAGCAGCACCACCCGGCCGGCAAGGACATCAAGGTGTGCTGCTGCGACCAGCAACTTGAAACATCTTTCACTTATGTGGACGAAAATGTCAACTTGCAACGTGCAAGTCCGACTCTGTCCGACAAAAGCTACCCCATGCAGTCCTACCACGGCTCTTCCAGCGACATCAGAGCTATCCCCGACGGTTTGCAGGAACTCTCGACAGAGTCTGATGATGACAGCTCGTCCGAGAGCTCGGACACATCCGTGGACTATGGCTTTATCAGCGCCCTGCTCTTCCTGTTCAGTGGGATCACGCTGGTCATCATATCCTACGTGATCCCCCGCGACGTGACTGTGAATCCAGACAGTGTTTCAGCCCGGGAGATGGAGAACCTTCAAAAGGAGAGCGCCCGGATCGGGGCTCACCTGGACCGGTGTGTCATCGCGGGACTTGGCCTTTTGACCCTGGGGGGAATCCTCCTCTCCACTTTGTTAATGATATCAATTTGCAAAGGTGAACTATATCAAAGGCAGAGGTTCGCAGCTGTGGGAAGATCGGGAAAACTCTATGGGTCTTTTAGCTTTCGCCTGAAATCTCCAGGTCCCAACAGTTCCATCCAGCGGTTTCCAATGGATGGAGAGGACACTATGACCATTGATTAA